In Cryptomeria japonica chromosome 5, Sugi_1.0, whole genome shotgun sequence, the genomic window AAAGTGTGGGCGAAACTGGAAAAGGGTTCTCTCACAATCTTCATGGAGAAGCTCATggactatgataaaggtagggtaaacCTCCCCGTTTCCAAGATTTCCAAAAATTGGTCTAATggctcctttaaaatctatggagttaagttcAAGCTAGACGCTGGGCTCATAGCTACTATGACTGgtatgccccacactgggcttaatttctttcgtgaccttaaagtctccaacaatgcaGTCAATTTGTTCCcgcggaaagagaaagagagggctagaATCGGTAAAGCCACTGGGGGCTACTACAaagctgctaatatcaagaaaCTTTAGGgctgggttctgaatgcaattatggaatacatcatggTTGAGGGTCATTTCTCcaaggcccacacctaccacttcgttcTCTTAAACCACTtcagacacaaaaaaaaggtatctttgccctactacctttttaggtccctttccaggtccctcaataaacacagtaaaaatccttctagcccgattctccactatgggcttttgctgctcatctatgagcattctAAAACCCTTGCCCTGCTGGAAAACAAGAGGATTTCTGCCTCtccgggtaagagaaagatggagggaggagactccaccaaggagaaggcatcctctagcaaaaaaagaaaaagtgaccctgggatggaaatagaggaaattgatAAGGAATGTAGGGAAATGGAGATAGATGACTCCAATGGGGAAGACAATTGGAATGATGAGGagttgggtaatgaggaagaaagtggttaCAATGAGCCTGgtaatgaaagccctatcctcagtgaTTGTCCTGGTAAGGACAACATCCATCCTATGGAggaagtggatttcaaggataatgaggaaactgatgtgaattcagagaaggaaatgaacaaagattctgagaaggacctGATTAAGGACAGTgttagtgaggataaggaaagtgcagaTAAAGGGTTactcttggataacctcaagaaactcacTGAGGTGAgaatggattatgacagatggacctatgagctCCTGAAGAACCTgttaaaaaaggggaaaaaaacagatgagaagagggaggatgataaCAAAGATTAGATAAAATGGAAGtagaatatggaggataaggttaaatcactggaagaagggagagaggcgatgaaaaatctgatgggcgtTATCCCGAGTATCCTATcagctgtcactaaaaacttggaggatattgctaagatCTTTGATCACACCACCTCTCCTAAACCGGTTGTGGAACTTGACTTGGATGAGGAGATTATCCAGACTGGTAGTGATGAACCTACTCCGGTTGGTGGcactgcgaagagaaccagggatagtgtcaagaaagttgtggctgcttctgcaaaggatctccctaatcttagggataacatcaaagaattgcatgaaattagcaacaccctggcgaATGCCCtagaaaaaatcaactagtttctctcTTGGCGTCGGGCTAgcttgctggctttgtggggcttttctGGTTTTCTGCTGGCTTTTCGATGGTCTGTTCCTTTTTGTCTCTCTTTGCTTTTGTTGTTTAAgttttgcttgtaaagggttttggggccccttcaaaacctgcttttaccttaatcaaaaatagTTTCACTTATTTCTATAATCTGAGTGCAATAGAATAATTTCTATTAGGAGGTAAGAATTTGACTTTAGCAAGGAAGTTACAATTATTTTTATTTCTAGAATCAAATGTTGACTCTCCTCCACATCATAGAGTCGTCTTTTTATAGCAAGGGTTCCATCTATATGTTGCACTCACAAATGAGCAACTAGTCATTTTAAAATGCTAAACTATCAACATTAGGGAATTTTTCTACTACTACAATTACTAAAGAATCATATCATCTTTTATATTTTGGCATTTATCTTTAGAGTTGTCACAAAAAAACAAGAAGCCTACTTTAGGAAAGCCTATTCAAGGGAAGAGCATTGCCATTATTATATGCTACCTaacattttaatttatcctccaacaTCTTCTTGGATTTATGGAGGTTCTAATTTTATGCTTTTAGGAATCATAAATAGTTCATCTTAACAAGATTTAAAAAATATGGCCCCATACACAAAACTTCTCGATTTGTAGTTGCAGTGACCATCTACAAACTATGAATTTAAAGAGGCCCCATAGTCCAATTAGAAGTCTTCTCAAAATCTACCATAGATTTTCATGTGAGAGGTTATATCATTGGTATCATATATACCACATTGACACAAATAATGACATTAAAATCTCCACCTTATAATGGCAACCAACATTGAATTTATCTTAATAGTTAGTTATTACTTGATTATCGGGTCAAAGTTGTAAAGAGTTTTTCTTCTCATTTAGTCATAACTTGTAAAAGAAGAATTATATTTTTGAGTTATAGTAATTGATTAAAATATCTTTACATCATAAATGCTATGGTGTGATTAAAATTGGAAAATAGTGCTATTTTAACTTTTTTTTGACCTTTGAAGTCTAGTTTTGCATTAAATTTTGATGGGATATAACTTTCACCTCAATTTTTGATATTTTACAAACTTCTTTTTGACACACATCAAAATTTCACAAGGAATTCATTTTGGCATCCTATATTCACAATAGTAGTAATTTCTCTTTAGCATCTTTGAGGGGACCTAAATTCTAGCACTACTCATTTTATGAGAGGAACTTTCATTTCTACATTGATTTTTCTCATAATTAGATCATGTatacaaaattaaaaatcaaatatatgtGTCTCGTTTCCCACATCGTATCTCCCTCATCATATATTCCTGCATCTAAATTCAGTGTTGATATCTCTACACGACTTCTAATGATTCTATGCACTACGATATTGATATTGTTTTTCTAGATTTGCCAAATTGGGATACATTTTTCCTAAACATGTCATCTCTATTTGTAAAGTATTATGGTTGTAGATTCAAAAGACACTATTAAGGATATTTTTCTTCTATTTGATGATAGTCACATCAATGTTGTTATCACTCCATATACATCTTTTGATCTTGCTTTGACCTTTTGTACATCAACTTCTATATTGACAAATTATATAGATATTCATGAGTTGGCATATTTGAATCATTCATCATCCATTTTGAAATCTGAGCTATAGTAGTATATGATTCTCACTAGTCTAATTGACACTATACATCCATAGTTTCTATACTTGAATCATATATGGTACTTGATTTATTTTATGTTCACATTTATTACACTTTATAATTGGCTTGGAGATATTTGAGCATCACTAAAAGACATCATCACAAGAATCTccattttctttggatcatgtaaAAAATTCAAAGACATTCATCTTACTTCCTACATAATATTATCATGAATGGGAAgtcatcttgcacacatttgtggcATCATTTCTTTTTAAAAGGATAATTTTATTTAGCAATCATGGATCATCTTCAACATCCAATTTCACATATCTATTAGCATTGCAAGAGGTATTTTGATGGGATGCTACATGGTTTCTCTTCTCATCTCAATTTTGGGACGAAACATTTCTTCACATGGGGTTCTTTCCTTCTCAATTTTAGGGGTGTCACATATACTTTCTCTCTATTATCTCTTATAAGTGAGGGACCATTTATTGTGCATTGTGCTAGAAGTAGTCCTTGGGGATTATTATGAGTCCTCCATCTATCTTTTATCTTCTTCACTTTTGCATTTCCATAGTATCATCTTTTTTGGATAGGGTCATATGGGTTTTTCTCCTTTGCTCGTTTTATAACAAATTTGTACATAGGTACCTAACATGGACTTCTAAGTGAGACCCATTGTCATATTTATCttctctaagttgcacttaaggggagtgCTAGTGTAAATAGGGTTGTTTTACATCTAGTTAGCATGACACCATTTTTAGGCTGACCTATCCACACCAGCTAAAGCCTCCACTCAAGGAATTTTTTTGTCTCACTTCATGTGGTTGAGACATATGTACTTACCTTTTGAAACACTATTTCATGCACACTTTGCAAATGCTAAAAAGCATTTTATATGAGCATAAATGTGTTGCACTTTTGGAGGGGTGGTTAGTCATTCAATCCCCCCTTCCTACCTCCTAGATATCTTTCCTATATATGTACAAGGTTTTCACTATACATTTaaacattcttcatattattgATAGGCATCCTTTTGTGCTcatttgttcactagtggaaggcTATCTTGATGttgtaatattattattattctccaACAACTTTTAGTATCACTAATTTACTAGTTGAATCCTCTTCATCATCAAAAGTCATGTATTTATTGTTGATTTGAAGAAAAAAATTGTGGTACCTACATTAGAGTCCTCGATATTTTGGTTTTGTGAGGAAATTTTATAGCCAATCTAGGATATCTCCACACAATATAATCACTCATCTTATCCACCACAAAAATTAAATACTTCTCCCAATAATAATCATTGTATTGGAATTAACCCCATTCCCAATTGAGGCATTGGGAGTAAACACAACAACCTCCATTATTTTAACTATCTTTACTATTATTTTGTTTAAGAGTGGGGGTTCCTTTCCCAATGAGCACAAACTTTGACAACAAGAAGAGAATCTAGAGCatcatttttcactatttttttctttaataGGATCATTAATAGTcaccttcttcttcatccaagGGCTAGGCAAGCCCTTCCCTCTCCTATTATTGTCCTAGGTGCTACAACTACCAACCAAACCCTTATCGGTGTAGGTATCAATGAGGTCTTCAATATCAAGAGGATCAAAGACCAACTTCACAAAGGAGTACTCCACACCTTTGTTAGTCCCAAAAATTCGAACACAAAAACCACCTTATTTGTTTCAAGTTTACCAACCTCAACAATGGATTCCACAAATTTCATTTTGGGAAAGAGGGAGCtatcaatattttttcttttactaATGGTCACTAACTTAGCCAAATCAAGTGTCCTAAGAGATGATAGGTAAGTGAGGGCATAAGACAAGATGGTATTTATATAGCCTAACTATTAGGCCTTAGTGAAGTGGCACATCGATTTAGTTGAGAAAAACATCTATTATAAAGGATTCAATAGAGCTTAGTATGAGAAAGGGAAGCAAATGATCAACTTATGGCAAAGATAGGTCAATAAAGGAAAATGGTAATGAAATATGCATAAATACACTTAAGGCCACCAAATCTAGAATGATTAAAGATCTGTACTCCCAATTTGAAACATACAAAATAAGAGGTGACACCTTAATGATAGTTCTTGATCTGACAATTTGAACACCATCATTGGTTATGATTGGGTGCTTCTGCCTCATAGCCATAAGGAGATAATCACCATGGAAAGAAATTAAAGCGTTAAGCTATCCCATAAGATTCATAGGGAAATAAGCATCCCCAAAGAAAATTCAAATATGAAGACTTATATTCTTGTTATTGAGCTGATGATTTAGGCCATGATtatttttcaacaattttccaCCGTAAACAATGGGATAAATCCTAGCAAAGAACCAAACATCAAAGACCATAAAGTAGATAACCCTAAACCCCTCTAACAAAACCTAATTATTTGATTTGTTCTCTAAAGTCATGTATAGTAAGAGCGGGTATATAATTAAAGAGGTTAGAGATATTTCTCAAATGACGCCAATATTGAGACCTAATACCACCATTTGCCACTACACAAACAACTTGATTGCCTTTGTGATAAATACTAAACAGTAACTTCAAATAATTAACTACCCAAAAATGACATACTCTAAAATTAACTTGCTATTTCAAACTTTGAAAGGTGTGAAGGTATGGCTGTAACTATTCCAGCTCCAAAAAAGCTCTGTCGTACATCACAACTTTCGTATACACATTAGATTTAACGATCGCAATGCTTCTAACGAACCCCACAACCATTATGCACCTGTTCTGCAATTTTGATTTTGAAGCCAGATTAGACACGTGTGATAATATCCTCCCTAACTCTCTTATTCACTTCAATGATTTccaacacaattttgacacaacttTCTTCAACGTGGGAAACTCACTTTGCTCTAACTTTCTTTAACGTGCGAATCGACTGAAAATTCTGAGTCAGAATCAGCGAGAGAACATATTCATGATCTGACTGAGACATGGGATTTTTCATTCGCCCAAGGGAAGAAATTCCCATATCGTGAAATTGTTAAATACCACCTCACTTCCTCCCATTTTCATTGACTTTGAGTCTGCTCTAAAGTTTCCAGCTCCAGAGCCAGAGGCATTCAAATCCATGGCGGCTTCTACTTACAGAGCACTTCGCCAGGTGTGGCGGCCAAACCCAATGTTGCACCGCAGTACCCAAAAAGGGCACAGCGTTAGAGTGGCGCATTTGGgaaatccattgccctgtttcaTGCATTGCCGCGAATTTATTGGGGTGAGCCAGGCCCAAATCCACCCTTCTGTATTTTATGGCGATCTGTTGCGCAAGAATATGGATGACATTATTTCTCATGAGATGCCGGGGCTGGATCAAATCCGGCCTCCAATGGCCCAGAAGATTACGGTGGAGGACGCGAGAAAATTCCTCAGATTAGCTCGCATGGAGTCGCTgaaaagaagtttgaatcaaattcccCAGGACTCCATTTCCTATAATGAATTCCTGCAAGTGTGCAGGGAAGCATTGGATCCGAGTTCTGAGAAGGAGGCAATGGCCCTTGCTAAGCTCCTCGACGAATCAGGGCACATTCTGGTGATTGGCCGCAAAGTCCACCTTCGTCCTGATAAGGTAACAGAAACTTCAAAACTGCTGGAGATATTTAGAATTCGATGGGAAATTGGGTGTTTTTCTGGTAATTGGAATTCAAAGGgaaattggatgtttttggtaattAGGTCGATAGGTATAACTCTATAATGTATAATAGTATGATAGTTCTTATGTGTGAGAAAAATAAAAAGGATAATATTGCTGGTTTCTTTCTTATTCAATTTGTTAAGCAGTATTCAAGTTATTACAAGAAATCTTTCAAGACCAAACCACTATTCCTTATCCCTTCCCACCCAGAACTTGTCATTTCTGTTGTTTTTTTTCTTAACTAATGAGAAATGGCAACCTTGTCTgataattagaattttaaaaaatttagacattCTCTCTGACAATTAGATCCATAGACATAACTCTACAATCTATAATGGCATCATTGTTCTTATTTGTAAGAAAATTAAAAAGAATGAGACTGTTGAAAAATAacaatttttattgttttctttcttATTCAATCAGAAATGACAATTTTTGTTGTTTGGATAAGAATCCAATCAGAATAACAACTTTCCTTTACTATGAAAAGAAAAACAGGCAAATTGGGTGTTTTTGTTTTTGGGTAATCGATGGGAAATTAGGCGTTTATCTGGTAATTAGAATTCAAAGGGGAAATTGGGCGTTTTGCTGGTAATTGGAATTGAAAGAGAAATTGAGTGTTTTTCTCATTGTTTGGTGTTTGCAGGTCGCAAGAGCTATAGAGGAGGCGATTGCTCTGTCACCGGCGGCCATTAGAAATCCTTGCAGAGCGGAGCTCGCAGATTTGGAGAAACAGAAGGCGGAAATCGATGTTGAAGCTGAGAAGCGCACAAAGGCTGAATTGTGGTGGGGATTGGGGATTTTTGCTGCTAAGACTGCAATTTTCATTAGGTGGACGTTCTGGGATCTGTCATGGGATGTGATGGAGCCTCTCTGTTTTTTCGTCACATCTTTCTACTTTATGGCAGGATATGTGTTCTTCCTCACCACTTCATCTCCTCCCACGTTTGGAGGATTCTTCAGAGCTCGCTTCCTGGCCAGACAGAGGCAGCTCATGAAGCAAAGAAATTTTGACTTGCATCGCTTCAAACACCTTCAGATGTTATCTATGCCAAGATTCAACTATGACTTGGAGGTCTCAAGATTCAAATATAATTAGTATTTAATATCAGTTTCAAAATGGTACCAAAAATCAataatataaaatttgtcaaaaattaaAAATAGTTGATTGTGATCAATagaattaattgtttttaatttttcaaaaattttcgaaAAAGTCAATAGCACGAAATTTATAACCACTTTTTGGAGCCAATTTAGCTGCATCCATAAAAAGGTGTAATGGTTAGGTACGAGTATATATATGAAGAATGTTAAAATACAattgagattgaagaaaggaatttGAAGGTGAATATTGAGATAAAGGGTTTTGTAGAATTATAGAATCACCCATCTTTGATTCTTTGAAGTAATATCTACTTTCGAAGAGCATTTATATGTCGTGTCTAAAAGAAATAGTATTAGCATCATAGCGATTATTTGATGGTTACTTTTTAATTATTTGCTTTGAATCATTTAAACAACTTACTAAGATTTGTATTTTGCATATTCTTTTCTCAAGGAGTGTGGTGTAGTCTCATATTGCTATAAGCCATTTGTAGGCCCACGTACAAACGGCCTAGTGCATGCATAAACTTGTGAGAGGATGAGGCCTAAAAATCGTAAAAGTTAGAATACCATAGTAAATTATTAAAAATGTACTTGATGTCTCATTCTCTAGCTATGTGTGCTATAGTAAGTAAAGTATGACTAGAATATTATgatatttttaaaaagttatagTTGTGTAAAGAGTAAGTGTAAGAAAATGTGGGATGAAAAGGGATCAAAtgtacttttatttttttattagttaAAATCTTAATTGGACGAGAGATATATATGCTCAAATTTTGAAGATGTGTTGAAAACAAAAATTATAGTAGTATAAATCTAATTCTTAAACTATAATTTCTTTTTAAATGATTAATGCCACCAAGATGAAAGGTTGAGTGCAAATAATAGTGTTCTTTCTTTTATCTTTAAAATATAAGCATGTCTATGTTCATCTCCTTATCTTTTTCTATATTGATTATTTTTACAAATCAACTCATAAAATTATTGTCAAGTGTGAGTACTACATTTCTTTTTaatatttgattaaaatatttttacctttttttttaagTAGATGCATCATGCACCACATAACTTGCATAAGTTAAattacttttttgtttttattttgaatgtGTAGAATGAAACTTAGAACAATCctctatatataaaaataaataaataaattatatggctAGAAATCTAACAAGTAGCTCTTCATTTTGGTGGTGGTTTTGTAGAAATTTATTGTAAA contains:
- the LOC131034748 gene encoding calcium uniporter protein 4, mitochondrial is translated as MAASTYRALRQVWRPNPMLHRSTQKGHSVRVAHLGNPLPCFMHCREFIGVSQAQIHPSVFYGDLLRKNMDDIISHEMPGLDQIRPPMAQKITVEDARKFLRLARMESLKRSLNQIPQDSISYNEFLQVCREALDPSSEKEAMALAKLLDESGHILVIGRKVHLRPDKVARAIEEAIALSPAAIRNPCRAELADLEKQKAEIDVEAEKRTKAELWWGLGIFAAKTAIFIRWTFWDLSWDVMEPLCFFVTSFYFMAGYVFFLTTSSPPTFGGFFRARFLARQRQLMKQRNFDLHRFKHLQMLSMPRFNYDLEVSRFKYN